The Treponema sp. OMZ 790 genome includes the window GCTTATACTTTGAATAATCCCACCACAGGGTATCGAATAAATATTCCAAAATAAAACTTGCAGCGTATTCAAGAGAGCTTGTTAAAACCACGGCGGCAAAAAATAAAACTATGGGATGCGGGATTAAATTTTTCAACAAAAAAATTAAAATCAAAGCTCCAAAACCGTATATTGGACATACAGGTCCGTAAAGCATTCCGCGGTTTAACACAAGTTTCTTTTGTAAAAGAGAGCAATAAATTACTTCGCAAAACCACCCGATAAAACTGTAAATAGCAAAATATAAAATCAAACGATCCAATGACATAGTAGTATTTTATCATAGATAAAGGGAAATAACCATTGAAAGTTTAAAATATATTGACAAATAACCAACATCATAATCATAAGGTTTCGGTTGCATTTTGTAAATAGCTCAAAAATTGCCCATTATATTGCACAATATTAGGTATATTGATAGCATTTGCGAGAAGTTCCTAACTTTTTGCAAATGATTCCATAGTATACGAAAAGGCTACCTCTTGACAAATCTTGCCGGTTTTTGTTATATGGGGTATTAATCAATTTTACAGAAAGCGAGTAAAACTTTTTTCTAACTGGTCGAAGTTAAAGAAAAAACATCAAAAGTTTATCAAATTCGAGTATTTTTCTTTGGATAAATAATAAATTTGTACGGGGAGATTTTTATGAAAAAACTGGCTTTTATATTGGCATTGGCGGGAATGCTTGTTGGGTGCAGTAAAAACACTGAGGTAAGCACGAACCAAAGCATTACAAGGGAAACAGAAACTGAAATGCAAAACGAATCAAGCACTATTGCACAGGATGCCGCGAGTGTGGAAAGTGTTAGTGAAACTAAAACAGAAGAGCCATGGATCGCCCTTATTGAAAAGGATATAGGAGCAATTTTCTTTCAAAATGAAAAATATAAGATACTTCCAGCCGGTAAAAATGACTGCCTCGAATTTAACTTTGAAATAGAAAAAGGCATTAAGGTTGATGTAGCACTGAGATCCAAATATTTTGAAGATGATACAATGAGGTTCACGCTACCAGAATGGTTTCAAGAATATGCAAAAGTTGTTTTATCATCTTCAACGCTGCCCCATGATTTACAAAAAGAAAGGGGTGTTTTTGAAATAAACGGTCATAAATTTGCACGAACCATTAAGGTTACTGAATTTGCTCCTGATATTGTTTTCTTTCGATTGAGTTATTATACGACAACACCCTTGTATACGCTAGAGTGTATTTTTTCGAGAGGCGCAGAGGAATTCAAAGAAGAAGCACCACAGTACTTTGAAGAAAATGGAGACTGGAAAGGAGAAATGCCTTCAAGCGAAGCCGGATATATTGAATTTGTAAAAAAGATAATTGACGGTACAATTGAAAGTGAAACCGCACGGGAATTGTATAAAATAAGTGAAGACTTTATGAAGACTATTGAAATAATAACACTGGAGTAATTATTAGTTTCTTTCAGAATAATTAACGTCTTCATTTGACTGTAAGGCGTTATCTCCAAAGAAAAGCATTTTTTCAAATAGAAAGACAGGTGAGCTTATTTCAAGAATGTATGACAGTGCGGCAATTAGAGACCTCGTTTCATCTACGGCGTTGTCTGTGGCAATGGATGCTGTATTCAATAACCCAATATGTATCTATTAAACTATCTTAAAATTTAAAAGCCTCATTTTTTTTCTACCCTCAAAATTAGGTTGTCTTGCCTTAGCGCCTTCCGCGATGCAGGGCAGCCGCTTGCGGATACTGAAATTTTAAGAGGTTTTTCTATTTTTATGTTTTTAAAAATTTCCAATTCTTTTTTGTTTGCGGGAAAACAAAATTCTTTTCCGTTTATTTCCAAAACCTCATCTTGGGACATGGGCTTTTTTCTGATAAGGCTGATCGTCCACAAGTTTGTTTTGTTTAAGCCTTTTGAAATTTTTAAGCTTAGTTCAAGTTCCGTACAAATAAAATGCGAAGAATAATAATCCTTTCCCGTAAAGCGGTATAGTTTTTTTGTAAAAGGAATTTCGTTTATTTTTTCTTTTAATTCCGTAATAGAATCCTGAGGGATATCTAAATTTAATTCTTTACAAAGTCTTTGTGCGCACTTTTGAGAAGGCGCCTTTGATTTAAAAAAACTCCCGATTTTTTTTAAAACCTCGGCTTCAAAAGCAACTACCGAACCGTCTCCCTTAGGGCCGATGTTTAAAAGATAATTGCCGCCCATAGCTCTTACCCTTATAAGGCTTTCAATGAGCTCTTGGGCTTTTTTGTTTTTATCGCCCCGCCTTTGCCATGAACGGTAGCCCCATGTTTCATGATAAATCGAAGCCGGAGTTTGCCAAGGAACATTTAAACTTTTATCGGGAAGTCTATTATCCCCCATGGTACAAAAATCTCCGCAGTCATTCCATATTCTTCCGTTGATCATCATATCGGGTTGAAGTTTCTGGGCAAGGGCTCTAACCTCTTCGCTTTGCTTTTTTGTCGGGAACCCCATATCCATCCAAAGCTCACAAAGAGGGCCGTAATTTGTAAACAACTCGGTCAGCTGCTCCAAATTAAATCTTTGATGCTTAGGCGGAATTTTATCGCTGTTATGATCGCTTATCGGAAGAGCGAATTCACAATCCCAATCTATCCAAGAAAAATAAAGCCCGAACTTTAAACCGTTTTTTTTGCAAGCTTGCGAAAGCTCTGCAATAAGATCCTTTTTTGCAGGGGCTTTTACCGAATTATAATCGGTAGTCTTTGTGTCAAAAAGACAAAAGCCGTCATGGTGCTTTGCCGTGATAATAATGTATTTCATTCCTGCGGCTTTTGCAAGAGCGCATATTTTTTCTGCATCAAAATTCTTGCAGGTAA containing:
- a CDS encoding alpha-L-fucosidase, whose product is MNFMGLSIFAHLKSLILSYILNLMKPDKIIQWQKLGFGMFIHYGLYSLCGGVWKGEPVKRGYSEQILSHGKIPKEEYKALQNKFTCKNFDAEKICALAKAAGMKYIIITAKHHDGFCLFDTKTTDYNSVKAPAKKDLIAELSQACKKNGLKFGLYFSWIDWDCEFALPISDHNSDKIPPKHQRFNLEQLTELFTNYGPLCELWMDMGFPTKKQSEEVRALAQKLQPDMMINGRIWNDCGDFCTMGDNRLPDKSLNVPWQTPASIYHETWGYRSWQRRGDKNKKAQELIESLIRVRAMGGNYLLNIGPKGDGSVVAFEAEVLKKIGSFFKSKAPSQKCAQRLCKELNLDIPQDSITELKEKINEIPFTKKLYRFTGKDYYSSHFICTELELSLKISKGLNKTNLWTISLIRKKPMSQDEVLEINGKEFCFPANKKELEIFKNIKIEKPLKISVSASGCPASRKALRQDNLILRVEKK